A region of Pelagicoccus sp. SDUM812003 DNA encodes the following proteins:
- a CDS encoding DUF2103 domain-containing protein — MPSRGRHQSTSKETLQAIKKIEAMDGVVGVIIGRSYGGKSLGKSGRTGAVKIQRQQPGGLKAVSQTAKGLQEIFIRTEAGREAEVQSAIEKLR, encoded by the coding sequence ATGCCATCGCGCGGACGACATCAAAGCACCTCCAAGGAAACGCTCCAGGCCATCAAGAAGATCGAAGCCATGGATGGGGTGGTCGGCGTGATCATCGGTCGCTCCTACGGCGGGAAATCGCTCGGAAAATCCGGACGCACCGGCGCGGTCAAAATCCAGCGACAACAGCCGGGTGGCCTCAAGGCTGTTTCCCAGACCGCGAAAGGTCTGCAGGAAATCTTCATTCGCACCGAGGCCGGGCGCGAGGCGGAGGTCCAATCGGCCATCGAAAAGCTGCGCTGA
- a CDS encoding TolC family protein, whose amino-acid sequence MIRHSHSIKTMKAHTLILAIASCLSLTAYGQDPISRRAQSLSSDHLLGSYILEALENNPSLQAAESRYEAARASIDSARALPDPKLQITHFVESIQTRTGPQRQAISLQQPIPWLGKLDRMRDMAQAESESLWHAYAQQQFTLVDDVAEQGLEIAYLDQTIEITRQNVALLRRLESVVENKVKSGGELSDLLKLQVEIQRFQDLAAKQETQRFAAEVQLASLLGRNDGPAVLNAPLREPDPISADLELWLSTIKERSPQLAMLRSLESGKSARERLAQYASKPDFSVGVNYIRTGDALNPATPGSGKDPWAVMVGVSLPIWGKANNAISLRASLEKEAIQAEIRSLELQLESDGRAWIARLEDAQDRIQRYQTQLLPLARQAQEITEAGYQSGKASILDLIDSDRALLSLETEYWRVVADCWLARWKLATLSGGLWLD is encoded by the coding sequence GTGATTCGTCACTCGCACAGCATCAAAACCATGAAAGCTCACACCCTCATTCTCGCCATCGCGAGCTGCCTTTCGCTCACCGCTTATGGACAAGATCCGATTTCACGGCGCGCTCAATCCTTATCGAGCGACCACCTGCTCGGCAGCTACATCCTAGAAGCGCTGGAAAACAATCCTTCCTTGCAAGCCGCGGAAAGCCGCTACGAAGCAGCCCGAGCCTCCATCGACTCCGCCCGGGCCCTGCCCGATCCCAAACTCCAGATCACCCACTTCGTGGAGTCGATCCAAACCCGAACCGGACCGCAGCGTCAGGCCATCTCATTGCAGCAGCCGATTCCCTGGCTAGGCAAGCTCGACCGCATGCGTGACATGGCCCAGGCCGAGTCGGAATCGCTTTGGCACGCCTACGCCCAGCAGCAATTCACGCTGGTCGACGACGTGGCCGAGCAAGGGCTCGAAATCGCCTATCTCGACCAGACCATAGAAATAACACGCCAAAACGTGGCCCTTTTGCGGCGACTCGAGTCGGTGGTGGAAAACAAGGTGAAATCCGGCGGCGAGCTAAGCGATTTGCTGAAACTGCAAGTGGAGATCCAGCGCTTTCAGGACCTCGCGGCGAAACAGGAAACGCAACGCTTCGCTGCAGAAGTCCAACTGGCGAGCCTTCTCGGACGAAACGACGGTCCGGCCGTTTTGAACGCTCCCCTGCGAGAACCCGATCCGATCAGCGCGGACCTCGAACTCTGGCTCTCCACCATCAAGGAACGCTCGCCTCAGCTCGCAATGCTCCGGTCCTTGGAATCAGGCAAATCCGCTCGTGAACGCTTGGCCCAGTACGCCTCCAAGCCGGACTTTTCAGTCGGGGTCAATTACATCCGCACCGGCGACGCTCTCAATCCCGCCACCCCCGGCAGCGGCAAGGATCCGTGGGCGGTGATGGTGGGGGTCTCCTTGCCCATCTGGGGCAAAGCGAACAACGCCATCAGCTTGCGAGCTTCCTTGGAGAAAGAAGCGATCCAAGCGGAAATCCGAAGCCTCGAGCTGCAGCTTGAGAGCGACGGTCGCGCCTGGATCGCCCGACTGGAAGACGCGCAAGATCGTATCCAAAGATACCAGACGCAACTCCTCCCGCTCGCTCGCCAAGCTCAGGAAATCACCGAAGCCGGCTATCAATCAGGAAAAGCCAGCATCCTCGATCTGATCGATAGCGACCGCGCCCTGTTGAGCCTTGAGACCGAATACTGGCGCGTCGTCGCCGATTGCTGGCTCGCCCGCTGGAAGCTCGCCACCCTCTCCGGCGGCCTCTGGCTCGACTAA
- a CDS encoding DUF3347 domain-containing protein, whose translation MKALIISLIASFAAVSTLHAHCGTCGVGDEKHADSEDKHAKCYQGTMDGYFSIQKALAGDDLAAAKNAASTLLSDMENSECSMDGGDCCAEYNAAAEKITKASDIKAARSAFKSFSDALIAQVESHGSENAAYLMHCPMAFNNKGASWLQDNADLKNPYYGSMMLACGVQKASFGEQGKKKGHSGHQH comes from the coding sequence ATGAAAGCACTCATCATATCACTCATCGCCTCTTTCGCAGCCGTATCCACACTTCACGCGCACTGCGGCACATGTGGCGTCGGCGACGAAAAACATGCTGATTCGGAGGATAAACATGCAAAATGCTACCAAGGCACCATGGACGGCTATTTCTCCATCCAAAAAGCCCTTGCCGGCGACGATCTCGCCGCTGCAAAGAACGCTGCGTCTACTCTCCTCTCGGATATGGAAAATTCCGAATGCTCCATGGATGGTGGAGATTGCTGCGCCGAATACAACGCAGCCGCAGAAAAGATAACCAAGGCCAGCGACATCAAAGCGGCCCGCTCCGCCTTCAAGTCGTTCTCAGACGCCTTGATAGCCCAAGTCGAATCCCACGGTAGCGAAAATGCAGCTTATCTGATGCACTGCCCCATGGCGTTCAACAACAAAGGAGCAAGCTGGCTGCAGGACAATGCCGATCTGAAAAACCCGTACTACGGCTCCATGATGCTCGCTTGCGGCGTTCAGAAGGCGAGCTTTGGCGAGCAGGGCAAAAAGAAGGGCCACAGCGGTCACCAACACTAA
- the queC gene encoding 7-cyano-7-deazaguanine synthase QueC: MSLEAKREPRSAVAVYSGGMDSTVMLYHMLDRGVAVKGALSVDYGQKHRKELQVAAEVCRSLGIEHQVADMRGIGPLFGKSSLTNSSEDVPEGHYAEEQMKSTVVPNRNMVLLSIATAWAISKQAEAVAYAAHGGDHAIYPDCREEFADALDAAIQLCDWSKVFLYRPFVSSNKAEIAALGHQLGAPLEKTWSCYKGGELHCGRCGTCVERREAFYLAGLEDPTAYSETAPRIADLVKSGWKL, translated from the coding sequence ATGAGCTTGGAAGCGAAGAGAGAGCCACGCAGCGCGGTAGCCGTTTATTCCGGAGGAATGGATTCGACGGTCATGCTCTACCACATGTTGGATCGAGGCGTTGCGGTGAAAGGCGCCTTGAGTGTCGACTACGGGCAAAAGCACCGCAAAGAGCTGCAGGTGGCAGCCGAGGTGTGCCGATCGCTAGGCATCGAGCATCAGGTGGCGGATATGCGCGGCATCGGGCCGTTGTTTGGCAAAAGCAGCCTGACCAACAGCTCCGAGGACGTGCCGGAAGGCCACTACGCGGAGGAGCAAATGAAATCCACCGTGGTGCCGAACCGAAACATGGTGCTGCTCTCCATCGCCACCGCATGGGCCATCAGCAAGCAGGCCGAAGCGGTCGCTTACGCGGCCCACGGCGGCGACCACGCCATCTATCCGGACTGCCGCGAAGAGTTTGCCGACGCTCTCGACGCAGCCATCCAGCTTTGCGACTGGAGCAAGGTTTTTCTCTATCGCCCGTTCGTTTCCAGCAACAAGGCCGAGATCGCGGCGCTCGGCCACCAACTCGGGGCTCCCTTGGAGAAAACCTGGTCCTGCTACAAGGGCGGCGAGCTGCATTGCGGGCGCTGCGGCACCTGCGTGGAGCGGCGCGAAGCCTTTTATCTGGCCGGCTTGGAGGATCCGACGGCCTATTCGGAAACGGCGCCGCGGATTGCGGATCTGGTGAAATCAGGCTGGAAACTCTAA
- a CDS encoding redoxin domain-containing protein, with amino-acid sequence MPQLSVQSVISCQRLESIEGASLALPSPEHAFTHLQFRRFAGCPICHLHLQQFAARAHEISNQGIQEIVFFHSTPTALRKYSKALPFPLVADWRKRYYRSFGVEASLMSLLHPRAVLSAARGVLRKGLGLSLKGGPLGLPADILLDASGTVRAVKYGRHADDQWSVDTLLEIAKNAVTPQTD; translated from the coding sequence ATGCCTCAACTGTCCGTGCAGTCCGTTATCTCTTGCCAACGCCTCGAATCCATCGAGGGAGCGAGTCTTGCCCTGCCGTCGCCCGAGCACGCGTTCACGCATCTTCAGTTTCGGCGCTTCGCCGGCTGCCCGATTTGCCACCTTCACCTGCAGCAGTTCGCGGCCCGTGCGCATGAGATTTCAAATCAAGGGATCCAAGAGATCGTGTTCTTCCATTCAACCCCGACAGCTTTGCGAAAATACAGCAAAGCGCTGCCCTTCCCGTTGGTGGCCGACTGGCGAAAACGCTACTATCGCAGCTTCGGCGTGGAAGCGTCGCTGATGTCTTTGCTGCATCCGCGAGCCGTCCTCTCCGCCGCGCGGGGCGTTTTGAGAAAAGGCCTCGGTTTATCTCTCAAAGGCGGCCCTCTGGGACTTCCGGCCGACATTTTACTCGATGCCAGCGGGACGGTTCGAGCGGTCAAATACGGGAGGCACGCGGACGATCAATGGAGTGTCGACACCTTGCTGGAGATCGCGAAAAATGCCGTCACGCCGCAGACGGATTGA
- a CDS encoding alpha/beta hydrolase: MRKRTRWTLLVAVAIVLVVGLVAGFSGFMSFRKTEKEIRAHFEARGQALPEFLEIEDGTGRIFVAYKGDLQSPTVVFVHGSPGSWDNFIHMLSDESLNSRYTVAAVDRPGFGRSRPSRAEPSLEIQARRIHDAVTGAGLGLPAIWVGHSLGGPVVARLAVDFPNAARGLVLVAPSMDPELEELKWYNYLAKFPLFRWGLSRAWRNSNDEIFPHRSELELLEKELSEIRCPTIVLQGDRDELVPPGNADYVKRKFLNAPVDLRMLSGANHFIPWTRPEQIKQAVADLQARTQAPAETEPGS, from the coding sequence ATGAGGAAACGAACGAGGTGGACGCTTTTGGTGGCGGTGGCGATTGTATTGGTGGTGGGCCTCGTGGCGGGATTTTCCGGGTTTATGAGTTTTCGAAAGACGGAGAAAGAGATAAGGGCCCACTTCGAAGCAAGGGGTCAGGCGCTGCCTGAGTTCCTGGAGATCGAGGACGGGACAGGGCGAATTTTCGTTGCGTACAAAGGAGACCTGCAATCTCCGACAGTGGTATTTGTACATGGTTCGCCTGGAAGCTGGGACAATTTCATCCACATGCTCTCGGACGAGTCCTTGAATTCCCGATACACGGTGGCTGCCGTGGATCGGCCGGGATTTGGCAGGAGCCGCCCTTCGCGGGCCGAGCCGTCGCTGGAGATTCAAGCCCGGCGTATCCATGACGCGGTGACGGGAGCGGGTCTGGGGCTGCCGGCTATCTGGGTGGGGCATTCCCTGGGCGGACCGGTGGTAGCTCGTCTGGCGGTCGACTTTCCCAATGCGGCGCGCGGACTGGTTCTGGTGGCGCCGTCTATGGATCCGGAATTGGAGGAGCTAAAGTGGTACAACTATTTGGCGAAGTTTCCGCTCTTTAGGTGGGGGCTCTCGCGGGCGTGGCGCAACAGCAACGACGAGATTTTCCCGCACCGATCGGAGCTGGAACTGCTGGAGAAGGAGCTTTCTGAGATTCGGTGTCCGACTATCGTGCTGCAGGGGGATCGCGACGAGCTGGTGCCGCCGGGAAACGCGGACTACGTGAAACGCAAATTTCTCAACGCCCCGGTCGACCTTCGCATGCTGAGTGGGGCCAACCACTTCATCCCCTGGACGCGTCCCGAGCAAATCAAGCAGGCGGTGGCAGACCTGCAGGCCCGGACCCAAGCGCCAGCCGAAACCGAGCCGGGGTCGTGA
- a CDS encoding efflux RND transporter periplasmic adaptor subunit, translated as MKNKTYPIFGAILAVLAAFFVGRCSTSPSLSESEHAHGPSSSEESPATIWTCSMHPQVQQPEPGDCPICGMDLIPLVNDDDSGAGPRSMSMSESSRALADIQTTAVQRRFPEAEIRLVGKLDYDETRVKSLTARFPARIDELFVNFNGVPVKKGDHLARVYSPELLTAQSELLTAYRYDPESAATRSAREKLRLWDLLPEQIDAIIDRGEAKDHFELKAPISGVVVNKNVNEGDYIKTGQPLFRIVDLNTLWLRLEAYESDLPWIRFGQTVNFTVEAYPGETFQGQVAFIDPELDRKTRTVSVRVNVDNEARKLKPGMFAKAIARSRVAQAGNVYAPEFAGKWISPMHPEIVKDGPGQCDVCGMDLVPAEELGYVEDPDAKPPLVIPSSAVLRTGKRAVVYIEKPNTERPTYEGREIEIGPRAGDVFVVESGLSEGDRVVTNGAFKIDSALQISAKPSMMNPESSPDGLSEHQTSEETASEHLHLEPEIAKQTLPHYFELQQSLANDDLEAARAALSDMMKITGHQGPLPDLIHQMLAADSLDGLRRPHFETLSMAYIEAVSQNPDAFEDTVYQMHCPMVYPDRGADWLQASDDLKNPYFGSMMLTCGSLTNEY; from the coding sequence ATGAAGAACAAAACGTATCCAATTTTCGGAGCAATTCTCGCCGTACTGGCCGCCTTTTTCGTTGGCCGCTGCAGCACCTCGCCTTCCCTATCAGAAAGCGAGCATGCCCACGGCCCCAGCTCCAGCGAAGAGTCGCCAGCTACGATCTGGACGTGCTCTATGCACCCGCAAGTCCAACAACCCGAACCTGGCGACTGCCCCATTTGCGGCATGGACCTCATTCCCCTCGTGAACGATGACGACTCGGGAGCTGGACCTCGCTCCATGAGCATGAGCGAAAGCTCTCGAGCCCTTGCCGACATCCAAACCACCGCCGTGCAGCGGCGATTCCCTGAAGCGGAGATTCGTCTCGTGGGCAAGCTTGACTACGATGAAACCCGAGTGAAGTCCCTCACCGCCCGTTTTCCCGCACGCATCGATGAACTCTTCGTCAACTTCAACGGCGTTCCAGTGAAAAAAGGCGACCACCTCGCTCGCGTCTACAGTCCAGAGCTTCTCACCGCCCAAAGCGAACTCCTCACCGCTTATCGTTACGATCCTGAAAGCGCCGCCACTCGATCCGCCCGTGAGAAGCTGCGCCTCTGGGACCTGCTTCCCGAGCAGATCGACGCCATCATCGACCGGGGTGAAGCCAAAGACCATTTCGAGCTCAAAGCCCCCATCTCAGGCGTGGTCGTCAACAAGAACGTCAACGAGGGCGACTATATCAAAACCGGGCAACCGCTTTTCCGTATTGTCGATCTCAATACGCTTTGGCTACGTCTGGAGGCTTATGAATCGGATCTGCCATGGATTCGTTTCGGCCAGACCGTGAACTTCACCGTAGAAGCCTATCCGGGAGAAACCTTTCAAGGACAAGTCGCATTCATCGATCCAGAGCTCGATCGAAAAACACGCACTGTTTCCGTGCGCGTCAACGTAGATAACGAAGCTCGCAAACTGAAGCCTGGCATGTTCGCCAAAGCCATCGCTCGCTCCCGCGTGGCCCAAGCGGGAAACGTCTACGCCCCGGAATTCGCTGGCAAGTGGATCAGTCCCATGCATCCGGAAATCGTAAAAGATGGCCCCGGCCAATGCGACGTCTGCGGTATGGACCTCGTACCGGCCGAGGAGCTGGGCTACGTGGAAGATCCCGATGCCAAACCGCCACTGGTCATTCCCAGCTCCGCAGTGCTCCGAACCGGCAAGCGGGCTGTAGTATATATCGAGAAACCGAATACAGAGCGGCCGACCTACGAAGGGCGAGAAATCGAAATCGGTCCACGAGCTGGCGATGTGTTTGTCGTAGAAAGCGGGCTCTCCGAAGGTGACCGCGTGGTTACGAACGGAGCCTTTAAGATCGATTCAGCCCTACAGATTTCCGCCAAGCCCAGCATGATGAACCCGGAGTCATCGCCGGATGGTCTCAGCGAACATCAAACGTCAGAAGAGACTGCTTCCGAACATCTCCACCTTGAACCCGAAATCGCTAAGCAAACCTTGCCTCACTATTTCGAGCTTCAACAATCGCTCGCCAACGATGATCTTGAGGCAGCGCGGGCAGCGCTCAGCGACATGATGAAGATCACCGGTCACCAAGGGCCGTTGCCGGACTTGATTCACCAAATGCTTGCAGCAGATTCGCTGGACGGTCTGCGACGTCCCCACTTTGAAACGCTCTCGATGGCATATATAGAAGCGGTGTCGCAAAATCCGGACGCGTTCGAGGATACTGTCTACCAAATGCATTGTCCCATGGTGTATCCAGATCGTGGAGCCGATTGGCTGCAAGCTTCTGACGACCTAAAGAACCCGTACTTCGGCTCCATGATGCTGACCTGCGGTTCGCTCACAAACGAATACTAA
- a CDS encoding efflux RND transporter permease subunit, translated as MINKLVRFCLENKLVVFLLTIGMILWGVMVAPFDWKIDSLPRDPVPVDAIPDIGENQQIVFTNWMGRSPQDIEDQITYPLTTALLGLPEVKTIRSYSMFGFSSIYIIFKEEAEFYWTRSRILEKLNSLPSGTLPEGVQPQLGPDATALGQVFWYTLEGYTPDGKPSGGWDLNELRSTQDWYVRYALQGVDGVSEVASIGGFVKEYQVDVDPDALRTYNIALHEVFNAVRGSNLDVGARTIEINSAEYVIRGLGFIESLDDLRQTVITQRENVPVTLDQVAEIEFGPALRRGALDKAGAEAVGGVVVTRYGENPLAVIKRIKEKIDEISPGLPKKTLQDGTESQVRIVPFYDRTGLIYETLGTLENAVRQQILVTIIVVVLMVMHLRSAALISGVLPLAVLFSFIGMKLFGIDANVVALSGIAIAIGTIVDMGVVLIENILKHLDRDAQERGIGTRRTAKESLELVYQACSEVSGAVVTAVLTTVISFLPVFTMVAAEGKLFRPLAYTKTFALIGSIVVTLTIVPVLANLIIASRKRRSSLTGKERDQSEQSTQSRLGAVSRFLKRNARIMISIAVAIVTALYLAADWRPLGVDQTLANAVFTILIIGGLIAAVHLFIALYPRILSVLLEFKIIIVGIAIVALVAGVNIWSKLGREFMPPLDEGSFLFMPTTMTHASIGEVMDVLKKQDMAINAIPEVESAVGKLGRADSALDPAPISMIETIITYKSEYKEDQSGRLLTFAYDASKQEFLRDESGELIPDEDGKPYRQWRDHIQSSDDIWDEIVKAANIPGTTSAPKLQPIAARLVMLQSGVRAPMAYKIQGPDLATLEKVSLEVEQLLRQVPSIKSETVFADRVVGKPYLEIDIDRDAIARYGIKISSVQDVIEVAIGGKPVTYSVEGRERYPIRVRYQRELRDSIEGIENILVAAPDGVQIPLKQLASINYLRGPQVIKSENTSLVSYVIFDKRPGISEVEVVEEANAFLQAKLDSREWQLPTGVSKPVAIGSYENQVRAQKTLMVVLPLALLLIFLIIYLQFRKVSVTFIIFSGILFAWSGGFILIWLYGQDWFLNVHVFGVNLRELFQIGTINLSVAVWVGFLALFGIATDDGVLMSTYLEQQFNENKFSEKAKIRRHVVEAANRRVRPAMMTSVTTILALLPVLTSSGRGSDVMVPMAIPTFGGMLLSIVTIFVVPVLYCGLQELKLKFAKH; from the coding sequence ATGATCAACAAACTCGTTCGTTTTTGCCTGGAGAACAAGCTGGTGGTTTTTCTATTGACCATCGGCATGATTCTCTGGGGCGTCATGGTAGCGCCTTTCGATTGGAAAATCGATTCTCTGCCCCGCGATCCAGTACCAGTCGATGCCATACCGGATATCGGCGAGAACCAGCAGATTGTATTCACAAACTGGATGGGGCGTTCGCCACAGGACATCGAAGATCAAATCACTTATCCGCTTACGACTGCGTTGCTCGGACTGCCGGAGGTCAAAACCATTCGCAGCTACTCGATGTTCGGCTTCTCCTCGATCTACATAATCTTCAAGGAGGAGGCGGAGTTCTATTGGACTCGGAGTCGAATTTTAGAAAAGCTCAATAGCCTTCCATCCGGAACGCTGCCCGAGGGCGTTCAGCCCCAACTTGGACCAGACGCGACCGCCCTGGGTCAGGTTTTCTGGTATACGCTCGAAGGATACACGCCGGACGGAAAGCCTTCCGGCGGCTGGGATCTCAACGAACTGCGATCCACCCAGGACTGGTATGTTCGCTACGCCTTGCAGGGCGTCGATGGAGTGTCGGAAGTCGCGTCGATTGGCGGGTTCGTCAAGGAATACCAAGTCGACGTCGATCCCGATGCCTTGCGTACCTACAATATCGCATTGCACGAGGTCTTCAACGCTGTGCGGGGCAGCAATCTCGATGTGGGCGCTCGAACCATCGAGATTAACTCCGCCGAATACGTCATACGGGGTCTCGGTTTCATCGAGTCATTGGATGACTTGCGGCAAACCGTAATCACGCAGCGAGAGAACGTGCCAGTCACCTTAGACCAAGTAGCGGAAATTGAATTCGGCCCTGCCCTTCGACGAGGAGCGCTGGACAAAGCAGGCGCTGAGGCCGTAGGTGGCGTGGTGGTCACACGCTATGGCGAAAACCCTCTCGCTGTCATAAAACGGATCAAAGAGAAGATTGATGAGATCTCTCCTGGCTTGCCTAAAAAGACCTTGCAGGACGGCACCGAAAGCCAAGTTCGCATCGTTCCGTTCTATGATCGAACCGGATTGATCTACGAAACGCTCGGTACGCTGGAAAACGCGGTACGTCAGCAAATTCTGGTTACAATCATCGTCGTCGTACTGATGGTCATGCACTTGCGAAGCGCCGCCCTGATTTCAGGCGTCCTGCCTCTTGCGGTTCTCTTTTCCTTCATCGGCATGAAACTCTTCGGCATCGATGCCAACGTGGTGGCCCTTTCAGGTATCGCTATCGCCATCGGCACCATTGTCGATATGGGAGTCGTATTGATAGAAAACATACTGAAGCACCTTGATCGAGATGCCCAGGAACGAGGAATTGGCACAAGGCGAACGGCGAAGGAATCCCTCGAGCTCGTCTATCAAGCCTGTTCGGAGGTGAGCGGTGCTGTGGTGACGGCTGTTCTCACGACAGTGATCAGTTTCCTACCCGTATTCACGATGGTCGCGGCGGAAGGAAAGCTGTTTCGCCCACTCGCTTACACGAAAACGTTTGCCTTGATAGGTTCGATAGTGGTCACGCTCACCATCGTTCCCGTGCTGGCGAACCTAATAATAGCCAGTCGCAAACGTCGCAGCTCCCTTACCGGAAAAGAACGCGACCAGTCCGAGCAATCTACTCAATCACGCTTAGGAGCTGTATCCAGATTCTTAAAACGCAATGCGAGGATCATGATCAGCATCGCTGTAGCAATCGTCACAGCGCTTTATCTGGCAGCAGATTGGAGGCCGCTTGGAGTAGACCAAACGCTTGCCAACGCAGTCTTCACGATTCTCATCATAGGCGGGCTCATCGCAGCTGTCCATTTGTTCATTGCGCTCTATCCACGCATACTGAGCGTCTTACTTGAGTTCAAAATCATCATCGTCGGTATTGCGATAGTCGCCCTCGTCGCGGGCGTTAACATCTGGTCCAAGCTAGGCCGGGAATTCATGCCTCCGCTCGACGAAGGTTCCTTTCTCTTCATGCCCACTACCATGACTCACGCATCCATCGGCGAGGTCATGGATGTATTGAAAAAGCAAGACATGGCGATCAACGCGATACCTGAAGTTGAATCCGCGGTGGGAAAGCTGGGACGAGCCGACAGCGCTCTCGACCCCGCCCCCATTTCCATGATCGAGACGATCATAACCTATAAAAGCGAATACAAGGAGGATCAAAGCGGACGTCTCCTAACCTTCGCCTACGACGCCTCCAAGCAAGAATTCCTTCGCGATGAATCCGGCGAACTCATCCCAGATGAAGACGGGAAACCCTACCGCCAGTGGCGCGATCACATCCAATCGTCCGATGATATTTGGGACGAAATCGTAAAAGCGGCCAACATACCTGGTACGACCTCCGCGCCTAAACTACAACCGATCGCGGCTCGGCTTGTCATGCTGCAAAGCGGCGTGCGGGCTCCCATGGCTTACAAGATCCAAGGTCCCGACCTTGCGACTCTGGAGAAGGTGTCACTGGAGGTGGAGCAGCTGCTAAGACAAGTTCCAAGCATCAAATCCGAAACCGTTTTCGCGGACCGTGTGGTGGGGAAGCCCTATTTGGAGATCGACATCGATCGCGACGCGATCGCCCGCTATGGCATCAAGATCAGTTCCGTCCAGGATGTGATCGAAGTAGCGATCGGGGGCAAGCCGGTCACCTATTCGGTCGAAGGTCGCGAACGCTATCCGATTCGCGTTCGCTACCAACGAGAACTCAGAGACTCGATAGAAGGTATTGAAAACATCCTCGTTGCGGCGCCAGATGGTGTTCAGATTCCGCTAAAACAACTTGCCTCCATAAACTACCTACGCGGACCGCAAGTCATCAAAAGCGAGAACACCTCCCTGGTTAGCTACGTCATCTTCGATAAGCGACCGGGAATCTCTGAGGTTGAAGTAGTGGAAGAGGCCAACGCATTTCTCCAAGCCAAGCTCGATTCCAGGGAATGGCAGCTACCGACTGGCGTATCCAAACCTGTGGCCATCGGTTCCTACGAAAACCAGGTGCGAGCCCAGAAAACGTTGATGGTCGTGCTTCCGCTCGCGCTCCTTTTGATCTTTCTCATCATCTACCTTCAGTTCCGAAAAGTCTCCGTTACCTTTATCATCTTTTCCGGAATTCTATTCGCTTGGTCAGGGGGGTTCATTCTGATTTGGCTGTACGGGCAGGACTGGTTCCTTAACGTTCATGTATTCGGCGTTAACCTACGCGAGCTTTTCCAAATCGGCACCATCAATTTGAGCGTCGCTGTCTGGGTCGGTTTCCTAGCCCTATTCGGAATAGCCACCGACGATGGCGTGCTCATGTCGACCTATCTGGAACAGCAGTTCAACGAGAACAAATTTTCCGAGAAGGCTAAGATTCGACGTCATGTCGTCGAAGCGGCTAATCGACGAGTTCGACCCGCTATGATGACCAGCGTCACCACTATTCTAGCCCTGCTTCCGGTGCTTACCTCTTCCGGGCGCGGCTCCGACGTCATGGTCCCCATGGCCATACCCACTTTTGGCGGCATGCTTCTCTCCATCGTCACCATCTTCGTGGTTCCTGTACTCTACTGCGGCTTGCAGGAGCTCAAACTGAAATTCGCCAAACATTAG
- a CDS encoding DUF3347 domain-containing protein, with protein sequence MKNTLRFSISAFFALSLAFSAVPPAKAGSLVDSLLDAYLTIQSGLAADDLSTAHEAALHYISAFDSASDSINREKLQAHAEAIASASDIETARKAFASLTYQVIDLVNYMGARSDAPVYMANCPMAFGGEGGQWLQKGETLANPYFGSQMLRCGSLGKQIAGRNKATGQHPSDGNLPATAACGMQADSCQMNCCQSENE encoded by the coding sequence ATGAAAAACACACTACGCTTTTCTATCTCGGCTTTCTTCGCCCTTTCACTCGCCTTTTCGGCTGTGCCTCCGGCAAAAGCCGGTTCGCTGGTCGATTCGCTGCTCGACGCCTACCTGACCATCCAAAGCGGACTCGCGGCTGACGATCTCTCCACTGCCCACGAAGCCGCCTTGCACTACATCTCCGCGTTCGATTCGGCATCCGATTCGATCAACCGCGAAAAGCTCCAAGCTCACGCGGAAGCCATCGCCAGCGCCAGCGACATCGAAACAGCCCGCAAAGCCTTCGCGTCGCTTACCTATCAGGTGATCGATCTGGTCAACTATATGGGAGCTAGATCGGACGCTCCGGTCTACATGGCAAATTGCCCCATGGCATTCGGTGGCGAAGGTGGTCAATGGCTGCAAAAGGGTGAAACCTTGGCTAATCCCTACTTCGGATCTCAGATGCTCCGCTGCGGTTCCCTTGGCAAACAAATCGCCGGCCGGAATAAGGCCACTGGTCAACATCCAAGCGATGGCAATCTACCCGCAACTGCCGCCTGCGGCATGCAAGCGGACTCCTGCCAGATGAACTGTTGCCAATCGGAAAACGAATAA